The following proteins are encoded in a genomic region of Dyadobacter sp. UC 10:
- a CDS encoding 5' nucleotidase, NT5C type, protein MLRLTLDMDDVLANTHEKLVNVVLNDFDTNYTEKDLLPRALREVLHPKQLTKLNRIIDSPGFFSDIKVKEGAQETVYQLSKFYELFVATACMEFPNSFRDKFDWLKKHFPFIPWTHIVFCGYKSIIQSDYLIDDHVRNLVAFKGQGILFSAPHNLKETTFKRVSNWNEVSELFLPIS, encoded by the coding sequence ATGCTGCGATTAACCCTGGACATGGATGATGTTTTGGCCAATACGCATGAAAAGCTGGTGAATGTGGTACTCAACGATTTTGATACAAATTACACAGAAAAAGACCTGCTGCCCAGAGCGTTACGCGAAGTACTGCATCCAAAGCAACTAACAAAGCTGAATCGGATAATCGATTCGCCAGGCTTTTTTTCAGATATAAAAGTAAAGGAAGGAGCGCAGGAGACGGTGTACCAGTTATCGAAGTTTTATGAACTGTTTGTCGCAACGGCCTGTATGGAATTCCCCAACTCTTTCAGGGATAAATTTGATTGGCTTAAAAAGCATTTTCCTTTCATACCCTGGACCCATATTGTTTTTTGTGGTTATAAAAGCATCATTCAATCGGATTATCTGATTGACGATCACGTGAGAAATCTGGTTGCTTTTAAAGGGCAAGGCATACTGTTTTCTGCTCCTCATAATTTGAAGGAAACAACATTCAAACGCGTTTCAAACTGGAACGAGGTGTCAGAGTTATTTTTACCGATCTCATGA
- a CDS encoding response regulator yields MKLLLIEDEPKTLQSIKQGLEENGYEVDIAYDGLIGKQLAKNNSYQLIISDIIIPGINGIELCREIRSWGDETPIIMLTALGTTDDKVTGLDAGADDYLVKPFEFKELLARVRALTKRGANVGHTAQVLRFADLEVSIDAKTVHRSGNKINLTAREFNLLVYLIRNQGRVISKVEIAEQVWDIGFDTGTNVIEVYVNYLRKKIDKDYPVKLIHTLFGMGYVLKVE; encoded by the coding sequence ATGAAGCTACTATTAATTGAAGATGAGCCGAAGACGCTGCAATCCATTAAGCAGGGATTGGAAGAAAATGGCTACGAAGTAGATATCGCTTACGACGGGCTGATCGGGAAACAACTTGCGAAGAACAACTCTTATCAGCTGATAATCAGCGACATTATCATCCCTGGCATCAATGGTATCGAGCTCTGCAGGGAAATACGGAGCTGGGGTGATGAAACACCGATCATAATGCTCACAGCCCTGGGAACCACGGACGACAAAGTTACCGGACTTGACGCCGGCGCGGATGATTACCTGGTCAAACCATTTGAATTCAAAGAATTGCTCGCAAGAGTCCGTGCGTTGACAAAGCGGGGCGCCAATGTGGGACATACTGCCCAGGTGTTGCGTTTTGCTGATCTTGAAGTTTCCATAGACGCAAAAACCGTGCATCGCTCGGGTAATAAGATCAATCTGACAGCCCGTGAATTTAATCTGCTCGTTTATCTGATCAGAAATCAGGGAAGGGTTATTTCAAAAGTGGAAATCGCCGAGCAGGTCTGGGATATTGGTTTTGATACCGGCACGAATGTGATAGAAGTTTATGTCAATTATCTGCGAAAAAAAATTGACAAAGATTACCCGGTGAAATTGATCCATACTCTTTTTGGCATGGGTTATGTGCTTAAAGTCGAATAG
- a CDS encoding sensor histidine kinase codes for MQIRTRLTVQFSLLVSGILLITFLAIYFFSYYNVTEDFYDRLRSKAKSQAELLLKVPQVNTEVLKALDETNRDLIYDENTFIFDEKNRLIYSNPTIPQSKSLHVSNYWLDEIRKAGQIRYTDGDFKVVGLYYNYPFGRAVVMLGAKDLYGQANLSNLSTLLTVLFFIVTFIVTIVGWIFSKRALRPISKVMNSVEGILPQKLDMRLEVPNQKDEIGRLTTTFNKLLDRIETAFKMQKIFVANVSHELKNPLTKIRSQLEVSMLKERDPQEYRVTIASVLEDIDELAQLSNTLLDLAKVSEHQRELLTEIVRVDELLLDCRLNLAQANPFYNIVLNFDELPEDDTWLEVTGNSTLLKTAFLNLMDNACKFSDNHSVNINLQPSSKRLTVSFSDQGKGIPKDDQGLVFQPFYRSDNTANIKGYGIGLSLVDRIVKLHNGTISIHPNQPKGTTFRVSFSHL; via the coding sequence ATGCAAATCCGCACCCGACTTACGGTTCAGTTTTCGCTGCTGGTAAGCGGTATTTTGCTGATTACATTTCTGGCTATCTATTTCTTTTCCTACTATAACGTTACGGAGGATTTCTACGACCGCCTCCGGTCAAAAGCCAAATCCCAGGCGGAACTGCTTTTGAAAGTGCCGCAGGTCAATACAGAGGTCTTAAAGGCGCTTGATGAAACGAACCGGGACCTGATTTACGACGAAAACACATTCATTTTCGACGAAAAGAACCGGCTCATTTACAGTAATCCCACCATTCCCCAGTCTAAGTCACTGCACGTGTCCAACTACTGGCTGGACGAAATCCGCAAAGCCGGCCAGATCAGATATACAGACGGAGATTTCAAAGTGGTGGGTTTGTATTACAATTACCCTTTCGGGCGCGCTGTTGTAATGCTGGGGGCAAAAGATCTTTATGGACAGGCTAACTTGTCCAATCTCAGCACATTACTAACCGTTCTTTTCTTCATTGTTACATTTATCGTGACGATCGTCGGCTGGATATTTTCAAAGCGCGCTTTGAGGCCAATTTCAAAAGTGATGAACTCGGTGGAAGGAATTCTGCCGCAAAAACTGGATATGCGGCTGGAAGTACCAAACCAGAAAGACGAGATCGGGCGGCTCACTACAACTTTCAACAAACTCCTGGACCGCATTGAAACCGCTTTTAAAATGCAAAAGATCTTTGTGGCCAATGTTTCCCATGAATTGAAAAACCCGCTCACCAAAATTCGGTCGCAACTGGAAGTAAGCATGCTCAAAGAGCGCGACCCGCAGGAATACAGGGTTACAATAGCATCGGTTCTGGAAGATATCGATGAGCTCGCTCAGCTGTCGAACACGCTTCTCGACCTTGCAAAAGTGAGTGAACACCAGCGAGAGCTCCTGACTGAAATCGTCCGGGTAGACGAATTGCTGCTAGATTGCCGGCTGAACCTTGCACAAGCCAACCCATTCTACAACATTGTCCTCAACTTCGACGAGTTACCGGAAGATGATACCTGGCTGGAAGTTACCGGAAATTCGACTTTGCTAAAAACCGCATTTCTCAACCTGATGGATAATGCTTGTAAATTCTCAGACAATCACTCTGTTAACATCAACCTGCAACCTTCGAGCAAAAGGCTTACAGTAAGCTTTTCTGATCAGGGGAAGGGCATTCCAAAAGATGATCAGGGTCTTGTATTTCAACCATTTTATCGCAGCGACAATACGGCCAATATCAAAGGTTATGGAATCGGCCTGTCGCTGGTTGACCGTATTGTGAAGCTACACAACGGAACTATCTCAATTCATCCCAATCAACCCAAGGGTACTACCTTCCGCGTATCTTTTTCGCACCTCTAA
- a CDS encoding acyl-CoA desaturase: MYIVIIVFVLHWYLSLFCQTFFLHRYSAHKMFIMSKPWERFFYLLTYLSQGSSYLSPRAYAILHRMHHAFSDTEKDPHSPHHTKNVFTMMWETKHIYNAVLHRKRAIENRFERNYPEWKFVEKLGDSWFSRIGWVLIYMAFYVLAYLYLDMHWAFFFLLPIHFLMGPIHGAIVNWSGHKYGYQNFDNEDKSKNSLVFDFLMMGELFQNNHHKRPNSINFGSKWFEVDPTYPVIKLLNKLKIIEIRKKH, encoded by the coding sequence ATGTATATTGTTATTATAGTATTTGTTTTACACTGGTACTTATCTCTCTTCTGTCAAACCTTTTTTCTGCACCGCTATTCCGCGCATAAAATGTTCATCATGAGCAAGCCGTGGGAAAGATTTTTTTATTTGCTGACCTATCTTTCTCAGGGTTCTTCTTACTTAAGTCCACGGGCCTACGCAATCCTGCACCGAATGCATCACGCTTTCAGCGATACTGAAAAGGATCCGCACTCTCCCCATCATACAAAAAATGTCTTTACAATGATGTGGGAAACCAAGCACATTTATAATGCGGTTTTACATCGCAAAAGAGCAATCGAAAACCGCTTCGAAAGAAACTATCCTGAATGGAAATTCGTCGAGAAATTGGGCGACTCGTGGTTCTCTCGCATCGGTTGGGTGTTGATATATATGGCTTTTTATGTACTTGCGTACCTTTACCTGGATATGCACTGGGCATTTTTCTTCCTGCTGCCGATTCACTTTCTGATGGGGCCGATCCACGGCGCAATCGTCAACTGGAGCGGCCATAAATATGGGTATCAGAATTTCGATAACGAAGACAAATCTAAAAATTCCCTCGTTTTCGACTTCCTGATGATGGGAGAATTGTTCCAAAACAATCACCATAAAAGACCAAATTCAATCAATTTCGGAAGCAAATGGTTTGAAGTTGATCCGACATACCCGGTGATCAAGCTGTTGAATAAGTTGAAGATTATTGAAATCAGGAAGAAGCATTAG
- a CDS encoding DUF4159 domain-containing protein produces MRLKVFLFIALFAFVLQSRAQSSLKIAKLKYGGGGDWYANKTSLPNLIKFCNSELKMNINPVEDVVEVGSPDIFTYPFVHMTGHGNVVFSDAEAQNLRNYLLSGGFLHIDDNYGLDQFVRREMKKVFPELSFVELPFDHQIYRVKYVFPEGLPKVHEHDGKQPQGFGLIWQGRLICYYSYETDLGNGWEDQSVYNDPEEMRRKALQMGANLLSYAFMIQ; encoded by the coding sequence ATGCGCCTCAAAGTTTTTTTATTTATTGCGCTGTTTGCCTTTGTGCTTCAGTCGCGCGCTCAGTCTTCGTTGAAGATTGCAAAGCTCAAATATGGCGGGGGAGGTGATTGGTACGCCAATAAAACTTCATTGCCAAATCTGATCAAATTCTGCAATTCAGAGTTAAAAATGAATATCAACCCGGTAGAAGACGTGGTTGAAGTGGGCAGCCCCGATATTTTTACTTACCCATTCGTTCACATGACGGGACATGGTAATGTCGTATTCTCCGACGCAGAGGCTCAAAATCTTAGGAATTACCTGTTGTCGGGAGGATTTTTGCACATTGATGATAATTACGGGCTCGACCAGTTTGTGCGTCGGGAGATGAAAAAAGTATTTCCCGAGTTAAGTTTTGTCGAACTGCCTTTTGACCACCAGATTTACCGTGTTAAGTATGTATTTCCGGAAGGGCTGCCAAAGGTTCATGAACACGACGGCAAGCAGCCGCAGGGATTTGGTTTGATCTGGCAGGGCCGGCTGATCTGTTATTATAGCTACGAAACCGATTTAGGAAATGGGTGGGAAGATCAGAGCGTTTATAACGACCCGGAGGAAATGCGGCGGAAAGCGTTACAGATGGGTGCTAATTTGCTGAGCTATGCATTCATGATCCAGTAG
- a CDS encoding RsmE family RNA methyltransferase: MHIFYQPEDNAFELEEEEARHSSKVLRLGSGDMIYVTNGKGLLQKCILNVQGRKVGYEVVESTLIGRRDFSVNIAVAPTRKAERNEWMVEKMTEIGVERIDFIVTEHTNTETLNRVVNLARLNRIAASAMKQSQQFYKPVITVNNKYDSFITSVSDEIKLMAYVPDQNKVDHVFSKVKKNAGTTLLIGPEGDFSEREVSLALENGFKTVSLGPTRLRTETAAVAGCHAINLAQELG, encoded by the coding sequence ATGCACATTTTTTATCAACCCGAAGATAACGCGTTTGAACTGGAAGAAGAGGAAGCCAGGCACAGTTCCAAAGTGCTGAGGCTGGGGTCAGGAGATATGATTTACGTAACCAATGGAAAGGGACTGTTACAAAAGTGTATACTTAACGTACAGGGCAGAAAGGTGGGGTATGAAGTTGTTGAATCCACATTGATCGGGCGCAGGGATTTTTCCGTAAATATCGCCGTGGCACCGACCCGCAAGGCAGAACGTAACGAGTGGATGGTTGAAAAAATGACCGAAATCGGTGTGGAGCGGATCGATTTTATTGTGACAGAGCATACAAACACCGAAACGCTGAACCGCGTTGTGAACCTGGCAAGGCTAAACCGCATCGCTGCAAGTGCAATGAAGCAGTCGCAACAATTTTACAAACCGGTTATCACAGTAAACAATAAGTACGATTCGTTTATTACAAGTGTCTCCGACGAAATCAAATTAATGGCTTATGTACCAGATCAGAATAAAGTTGATCATGTTTTCAGTAAGGTAAAAAAAAACGCTGGTACGACTTTGTTGATAGGTCCGGAAGGAGATTTCAGTGAAAGAGAGGTAAGCCTGGCGCTCGAAAACGGTTTCAAAACAGTATCGCTCGGCCCGACGCGGTTGAGAACCGAAACCGCGGCAGTAGCAGGCTGCCACGCAATTAACTTGGCCCAGGAGTTGGGGTAA
- a CDS encoding glutamine synthetase beta-grasp domain-containing protein: protein MSKSKLEYIWLDGYKPTQSLRSKTKIEDNFSGKLEDCSNWSFDGSSTEQALGGSSDCLLKPVYIIPDPQRKNGYLVMCEVLNADGTAHVSNGRATIEDDDNDFWFGFEQEYFLWDNETNKPLGFPANGYPAPQGPYYCSVGAQNAFGREIIEEHLDACLEAGLNVEGINAEVAAGQWEFQIFAKGAKEAGDQIWLGRYLLERIGEKYGVSINWHCKPLGALDWNGSGMHANFSNTALRTAGSKEVFDKVCESFRPVVKEHIEVYGADNHLRLTGKHETASIHDFSYGVSDRGASIRIPVLVPQKGWSGYLEDRRPNSAADPYKVAARIIKTVKSAV from the coding sequence ATGTCTAAGTCCAAGCTGGAATATATTTGGTTGGATGGCTACAAGCCGACCCAAAGTCTACGCAGCAAAACTAAAATCGAAGATAATTTTAGCGGCAAATTGGAAGATTGCAGCAACTGGTCATTTGACGGTTCATCTACTGAACAAGCTCTTGGCGGTTCATCTGACTGTCTTTTGAAACCGGTCTACATTATTCCAGATCCGCAGCGTAAAAACGGATATTTGGTAATGTGCGAAGTATTGAACGCGGACGGTACTGCCCACGTTTCAAACGGTCGTGCTACTATCGAGGACGACGACAACGATTTTTGGTTCGGTTTTGAGCAGGAGTATTTCCTTTGGGACAACGAAACGAATAAGCCACTAGGCTTTCCGGCAAATGGGTATCCGGCACCGCAAGGTCCATACTACTGTTCGGTAGGCGCACAGAATGCATTTGGTCGCGAGATCATCGAAGAGCACCTTGACGCTTGTCTGGAAGCTGGTTTAAATGTAGAAGGTATTAATGCGGAAGTTGCTGCTGGTCAGTGGGAATTCCAGATTTTCGCAAAAGGAGCCAAAGAAGCTGGTGACCAGATCTGGTTGGGTCGTTACCTTTTGGAGCGAATCGGTGAGAAATATGGTGTATCTATCAACTGGCACTGCAAGCCGCTGGGCGCGCTTGACTGGAATGGTAGCGGCATGCACGCTAACTTCTCTAACACAGCTTTGAGAACTGCAGGAAGCAAAGAGGTATTCGACAAAGTTTGTGAATCCTTCCGTCCTGTTGTGAAAGAGCATATTGAAGTTTACGGTGCTGATAACCACCTTCGTCTGACTGGAAAGCACGAAACTGCTTCTATCCACGATTTCAGCTACGGTGTTTCTGACCGCGGTGCATCTATCCGTATCCCGGTTCTTGTTCCTCAGAAAGGATGGAGCGGATACCTGGAAGATCGCCGCCCTAACTCGGCTGCTGATCCCTATAAAGTAGCTGCACGTATCATCAAGACCGTTAAATCTGCAGTCTGA
- a CDS encoding glutamine synthetase III family protein, with amino-acid sequence MTFRSKAFEIAQGRVSPVLTPPAEKVADLYGSNTFNEEVMKTLLSAEAYTKISNAIRSGSTIDREVADEVSAAMKSWAISKGATHYTHWFQPLTGTTAEKHDSFFDLTIDGKAVEKFKGSALVQQEPDASSFPSGGLRATFEARGYTGWDPSSPAFLMDNGAGGKTLCIPSVFISYTGEALDYKAPLLKSLVMLDKAATQVCQFFNRDVDKVTPTLGIEQEYFLVDKALYYARPDLLMAGRTVFGHSPARGQQLDDHYFGSISPRVNAFMVDFEFEALKLGIPVRTRHNEVAPGQFECAPTFEEVNLAIDHNALLMDLMQKVGDKHNFQVLFHEKPFAGINGSGKHNNWSLSTDTGINLLAPTSKPKENLRFLTFLMNVVKAVHDHADLLRASISSAGNEHRLGANEAPPSIVSVFLGNELTNMLEELVNKGEITLEKGENFYYKLGITRIPNLQRDNTDRNRTSPFCFTGNKFEYRAVGSAQNSASPMIVLNTIVANQLMDFKKEMDERLAAGEEKKVATVEILKRYFTESKNILFEGNGYSDEWVQQAKERGLSNIRETYDALYAYKTDKTISVFERIGVLTSRELHARYEIELENYVKKLQIESRVIGDLALNHIVSTVVKYQFKLAQTARSLTDLEMLEEAAPIKEIIRDISSHIVVIKRLVHEMTEGRKKANNLEDLYERAKCYGSEVKGFFEEIRYHVDKLELLIDDEDWPLAKYREMLFLE; translated from the coding sequence ATGACTTTTCGTTCCAAGGCATTTGAAATCGCACAAGGCCGCGTTTCTCCAGTATTAACCCCTCCGGCTGAAAAAGTGGCCGACCTCTATGGAAGTAATACTTTTAATGAAGAGGTGATGAAAACACTGCTCTCCGCAGAGGCTTACACGAAAATTTCGAATGCAATCCGCTCGGGTTCGACGATCGACAGGGAAGTGGCCGACGAAGTTTCCGCAGCCATGAAATCCTGGGCGATTTCGAAAGGGGCGACCCACTATACGCACTGGTTCCAACCTTTAACCGGAACCACCGCCGAGAAGCACGATTCGTTTTTCGACCTTACGATCGACGGGAAAGCAGTAGAGAAATTTAAAGGGAGTGCATTGGTACAACAGGAGCCTGATGCATCCTCGTTTCCAAGCGGCGGCTTACGTGCCACATTCGAGGCGCGGGGGTATACAGGCTGGGATCCGAGTTCACCTGCTTTTTTAATGGATAATGGGGCAGGAGGGAAGACCTTGTGTATTCCGTCTGTATTCATTTCCTACACCGGCGAGGCGCTGGATTATAAGGCTCCGCTCCTCAAATCGCTGGTAATGCTCGATAAAGCGGCCACTCAGGTCTGTCAGTTCTTCAATAGAGACGTTGACAAGGTAACTCCAACGCTGGGTATTGAGCAGGAATATTTTTTGGTCGATAAAGCATTGTACTACGCGCGGCCTGACCTGTTAATGGCCGGCAGGACTGTTTTCGGCCATAGCCCTGCGCGCGGGCAGCAATTGGATGATCATTATTTCGGATCAATATCGCCACGGGTGAATGCATTCATGGTGGACTTTGAATTTGAAGCGTTGAAGCTGGGCATCCCGGTTCGTACGCGGCATAATGAAGTGGCGCCGGGCCAGTTTGAATGTGCACCTACTTTTGAAGAAGTAAACCTGGCGATTGATCATAATGCATTGCTGATGGATTTGATGCAGAAGGTGGGCGACAAGCATAATTTTCAGGTGCTGTTCCATGAGAAGCCGTTTGCAGGGATTAACGGGAGTGGAAAGCATAACAACTGGTCACTATCCACCGATACGGGGATCAACCTGTTAGCACCTACTTCCAAACCGAAAGAAAATCTCCGTTTCCTGACGTTCTTAATGAATGTTGTAAAAGCAGTCCATGATCACGCCGATCTGCTTCGCGCCTCCATTTCTTCTGCCGGAAACGAGCACAGACTTGGCGCGAACGAAGCACCGCCTTCCATCGTATCGGTTTTCCTCGGAAACGAGTTAACCAACATGCTCGAAGAACTGGTAAATAAGGGAGAGATCACGCTCGAAAAAGGCGAAAATTTTTACTACAAATTGGGTATTACCCGGATCCCGAATCTGCAAAGGGACAATACAGACCGCAACCGGACTTCGCCCTTCTGTTTTACAGGGAATAAATTTGAATACCGCGCCGTCGGAAGCGCCCAAAACAGCGCCTCGCCGATGATCGTGCTGAATACAATCGTGGCGAATCAATTGATGGATTTCAAAAAGGAAATGGACGAGCGCCTGGCGGCCGGGGAGGAGAAAAAAGTAGCGACTGTTGAGATTTTGAAAAGATATTTCACGGAATCTAAAAACATTCTTTTCGAGGGAAATGGGTATTCCGATGAATGGGTCCAGCAGGCGAAGGAACGCGGGCTCAGCAATATCAGGGAAACCTATGATGCGCTTTATGCGTACAAAACCGATAAAACGATCAGTGTTTTTGAAAGAATAGGGGTTTTGACTTCTAGAGAATTGCACGCGCGTTACGAGATCGAACTTGAAAACTATGTGAAGAAACTGCAGATAGAATCAAGGGTAATCGGCGACCTGGCACTTAATCATATCGTTTCCACGGTTGTTAAATATCAGTTTAAGCTGGCGCAGACAGCCCGGTCACTGACTGACCTTGAAATGCTCGAAGAAGCTGCTCCGATCAAGGAAATCATCAGAGATATTTCTTCACATATCGTAGTGATCAAGCGTTTGGTGCACGAAATGACCGAGGGCAGAAAAAAAGCGAACAATCTTGAAGACCTCTACGAACGTGCAAAATGTTACGGATCGGAGGTAAAAGGCTTTTTCGAAGAGATCCGCTATCATGTAGATAAACTGGAGCTGCTGATCGACGATGAAGACTGGCCTTTGGCAAAATACCGTGAAATGCTATTTTTGGAATAA
- a CDS encoding LTA synthase family protein, which yields MRKRLEFIALYGLTWIILFQFFRVLFFAYHHDKSAALPSSLWVQSTLHGLRMDVSFAAYLLLIPALLLIFTYDRSKWYQKFLAGYTYVVGTVIVLLVVVDLELFKAWGFRIDSTSLHYLETPAEAFASMGAAPIFPLVILLIVLLALTWGIFRSVIRRTVPFFKKTKFYFTLPAFIVLTASLIIPIRGGFQLAPMNESAVFFSDKSFANYAAVNVPWNYMSSLINAGYSKKNPFIYYDDADKLVGDLYNVSGTREQVTDTTGKLNVIVLIWESFTSKVVEDLNGMKGVTPRFSSLTREGILFTNMYASGNRSDKGIVAILSGYPAQPTHSIIKIPKKTLTLPSLPKELRKNGWQTSFYYGGESEFANMKSYLLQENFDRIIDKSDFAKADMNSKWGAHDHIVLNKLLNDLDQEKQPFFSTIFTLSSHEPFEVPAKTVIPGNDPEHLFLNAHHYTDSAISDFIKVAKTKPWWKNTLVVILADHGHPLPYTQKTKTSEFHIPMLWLGGALSQRNLKVDGLCSQTDLAATLLGQLKLSSGSFKWSSDIFGKDRTPFAYFAFNNGLGWVRPSGFLVRDNLGGNITEREGALGADEEKLGKAYLQASFGDYIRR from the coding sequence ATGCGTAAGAGATTAGAATTTATAGCCTTGTACGGGCTCACCTGGATCATTCTTTTCCAGTTTTTTCGCGTACTGTTTTTCGCCTACCACCACGATAAATCCGCAGCACTACCCTCATCACTGTGGGTTCAGAGCACATTGCACGGCTTGCGGATGGACGTATCTTTTGCCGCTTACCTCCTTTTGATACCTGCACTGTTGCTGATTTTTACCTATGACCGATCGAAATGGTATCAGAAATTCCTTGCTGGCTACACTTACGTAGTTGGCACCGTTATCGTTTTGTTGGTGGTTGTTGATCTGGAATTATTCAAAGCGTGGGGATTCCGGATCGACAGTACTTCGCTGCATTACCTGGAAACACCGGCAGAAGCATTTGCGTCGATGGGCGCGGCGCCGATATTTCCACTGGTCATTCTGTTGATTGTGCTGCTCGCCCTTACCTGGGGAATATTCAGATCCGTGATTCGAAGGACAGTCCCTTTCTTTAAAAAAACGAAATTCTATTTTACCCTTCCTGCATTCATCGTGTTGACGGCCTCGCTGATCATCCCGATCCGGGGCGGGTTCCAATTAGCACCCATGAACGAAAGCGCGGTGTTTTTTTCGGATAAAAGCTTTGCCAATTATGCCGCTGTCAATGTACCATGGAATTATATGAGCTCGCTTATTAATGCCGGGTATTCAAAGAAAAACCCTTTTATCTATTATGACGATGCTGATAAACTGGTAGGCGACCTTTACAATGTCTCGGGCACCCGGGAACAGGTCACTGACACGACCGGCAAATTGAATGTAATCGTCCTGATCTGGGAAAGCTTTACTTCCAAAGTGGTTGAGGATCTAAATGGTATGAAGGGCGTCACACCCCGGTTTTCATCACTTACCAGAGAAGGCATTTTGTTCACCAATATGTACGCGAGCGGCAACAGGAGCGACAAAGGCATTGTGGCGATCCTCAGCGGCTACCCCGCACAACCCACGCATTCTATTATCAAGATCCCCAAGAAAACATTGACGCTGCCTTCACTTCCAAAAGAACTCCGAAAAAACGGCTGGCAAACCTCCTTTTATTATGGCGGCGAAAGTGAATTCGCCAATATGAAATCCTATTTACTGCAAGAGAACTTTGACAGGATTATCGACAAAAGTGATTTTGCGAAGGCTGATATGAATTCCAAATGGGGCGCACACGACCACATAGTTCTTAATAAACTGCTCAACGACCTGGATCAGGAAAAGCAGCCTTTCTTCTCCACCATTTTCACTTTAAGCAGCCACGAACCGTTTGAAGTGCCGGCCAAAACCGTCATTCCCGGCAACGACCCGGAGCATTTGTTCCTTAATGCCCATCACTATACAGATTCGGCAATAAGTGATTTTATAAAAGTTGCAAAGACAAAACCCTGGTGGAAAAACACTTTGGTCGTGATTCTAGCTGACCACGGTCACCCGCTCCCATACACGCAAAAAACCAAAACAAGCGAATTTCATATTCCCATGCTCTGGCTGGGAGGTGCCCTTAGTCAACGAAACCTTAAAGTAGACGGGCTCTGCTCTCAAACCGACCTGGCTGCAACATTGCTTGGCCAGTTGAAGTTATCGTCGGGTTCGTTCAAATGGAGCAGTGACATTTTTGGCAAAGACAGAACACCATTTGCCTATTTCGCCTTCAACAACGGATTAGGCTGGGTCCGTCCCTCGGGATTTCTGGTCAGGGACAACCTGGGCGGCAATATTACGGAACGGGAAGGCGCATTAGGCGCAGATGAAGAAAAGCTCGGAAAGGCGTATTTACAAGCTTCTTTCGGAGATTATATCAGGCGTTGA